One window from the genome of Jiangella alba encodes:
- a CDS encoding GAP family protein — translation MGEAIGAVLPLGVGVALSPLPIVAVVLMLGSERGRVTGPAFLAGWLLGLAVAGTVVLLVAAAAGPADDGEPATWVGWLKLVLGILVLLMAVRTWRQRPRDDAEPDLPGWMTALDSWSAGKSLGLGALLSAVNPKNLMLTVAAAAAIAQTGIGAGGQAVALAVFVLIGALGPGLPVLLAFTLGERADRMLADLKTWLARHNAAVLTVVLLVIGAKLIGDGIAGLSG, via the coding sequence ATGGGCGAGGCGATCGGTGCGGTCCTGCCGCTCGGTGTGGGCGTCGCGCTCAGCCCGTTGCCGATCGTCGCGGTCGTGCTGATGCTGGGCAGTGAGCGCGGACGGGTGACCGGGCCGGCGTTCCTGGCCGGCTGGCTGCTCGGACTGGCCGTCGCCGGCACCGTCGTGCTGCTGGTCGCGGCGGCCGCCGGACCGGCCGACGACGGCGAGCCGGCGACGTGGGTGGGGTGGCTGAAGCTGGTCCTCGGCATCCTCGTCCTGCTCATGGCCGTACGCACTTGGAGGCAGCGGCCCCGCGACGACGCCGAACCGGACCTGCCCGGCTGGATGACGGCGCTGGACTCGTGGTCCGCGGGCAAGTCGCTGGGGCTGGGCGCGCTGCTGTCGGCCGTCAACCCGAAGAACCTCATGCTCACGGTGGCGGCCGCCGCGGCGATCGCGCAGACGGGCATCGGCGCCGGCGGGCAGGCCGTCGCGCTGGCCGTGTTCGTGCTGATCGGGGCGCTCGGGCCGGGGCTGCCGGTGCTGCTCGCGTTCACACTCGGGGAGCGCGCGGACCGGATGCTGGCCGACCTCAAGACCTGGCTGGCCCGGCACAACGCGGCCGTGCTGACGGTCGTGCTGCTGGTGATCGGCGCGAAGCTGATCGGCGACGGCATCGCCGGGCTGTCCGGGTGA
- a CDS encoding SulP family inorganic anion transporter, with product MPAWFLGSLRGYRRSWLRRDLVAGLTVWAVLIPESLAYASIAGVSPVIGLYAAIPALLLYPLLGSSRHVVVGPMSATAALSAGVVGGIVSNGSGDFPAYTAGLAVAVGTLAVLAGLLRLGFLANFVSEPVLKGFIVGMALVIIVGQLPKLFGIEGGEGNFFQKLWAVVTALGDTNGWSALVGLGCLALVLILRRTAPMVPGSLAAVVLGIVLAVLLGLEDRGVSVVGHIDAGLPAPSVPDLDAASDIPLLLSGAAGVMLVGFAEGLGAAKTYARRDGYRIDANRELAGLGAANLGSGLFNGMVVNGSLSKTAVNAGAGARSQVSGWTVAALTVLTLLILTPLFAELPEPALAAVVIAAVIELVDIGGLRRLYEVNTAALASIYGRVARADFICAVGAMLGVLFFDTLPGLLIGVVLSVVLLLARTAHPHVAVLGRVAGGTGQWVDVARDPGSSPVDGVVVVRVESPLYFANADAVQDRLLELAGADGVRALVLDAATVPSVDVTAAGMLRDTETELAARGVRLLAVGDVGQVRDVLRRAGAARVVDRLYPTVDAAVAATSPGEGEAAGDGAARR from the coding sequence ATGCCGGCGTGGTTCTTGGGGTCGCTGCGCGGCTACCGGCGATCGTGGCTGCGCCGCGACCTGGTGGCCGGGCTGACGGTGTGGGCGGTGCTGATCCCGGAGTCCCTGGCGTACGCGTCGATCGCGGGCGTCTCACCGGTGATCGGCCTGTACGCGGCGATCCCGGCGCTGCTGCTCTACCCGCTGCTGGGCAGCTCGCGGCACGTAGTGGTGGGGCCGATGTCGGCGACGGCGGCGTTGTCGGCGGGGGTGGTCGGCGGGATCGTGTCGAACGGATCCGGGGATTTCCCCGCTTATACGGCGGGCCTCGCGGTCGCCGTGGGCACGCTGGCGGTGCTGGCCGGGCTGCTGCGGTTGGGCTTCCTCGCCAACTTCGTCTCCGAGCCGGTGCTGAAGGGCTTCATCGTCGGGATGGCGCTGGTGATCATCGTCGGGCAGCTGCCGAAGCTGTTCGGGATCGAGGGCGGCGAGGGCAACTTCTTCCAGAAGCTGTGGGCCGTCGTGACCGCCCTCGGCGACACCAACGGCTGGTCGGCGCTGGTCGGCCTGGGCTGCCTCGCGCTGGTCCTGATCCTGCGCCGGACGGCGCCGATGGTGCCGGGGTCGCTGGCGGCGGTGGTGCTCGGCATCGTGCTGGCGGTCCTGCTCGGCCTGGAGGACCGCGGCGTCTCCGTCGTCGGGCACATCGACGCGGGGCTGCCGGCGCCGAGCGTGCCCGATCTCGACGCGGCGTCGGACATCCCGCTGCTGCTGTCCGGCGCGGCCGGCGTCATGCTGGTCGGCTTCGCCGAAGGGCTCGGCGCGGCGAAGACCTATGCCCGCCGCGACGGCTACCGGATCGACGCGAACCGGGAGCTGGCCGGGCTGGGCGCGGCCAACCTCGGCTCCGGCCTCTTCAACGGCATGGTGGTCAACGGCAGCCTGTCGAAGACGGCGGTCAACGCCGGCGCCGGCGCACGGTCGCAGGTGTCCGGGTGGACGGTCGCCGCGCTGACGGTGCTGACGCTGCTGATCCTGACGCCGCTGTTCGCCGAGCTGCCGGAACCGGCGCTGGCCGCCGTCGTCATCGCGGCGGTGATCGAGCTGGTCGACATCGGCGGGCTGCGGCGGCTGTACGAGGTCAACACCGCGGCGCTGGCCTCGATCTACGGCCGCGTCGCCCGGGCCGACTTCATCTGCGCCGTCGGCGCCATGCTCGGCGTCCTCTTCTTCGACACCCTGCCCGGCCTGCTCATCGGCGTCGTCCTGTCGGTCGTGCTGCTGCTGGCGCGGACGGCGCACCCGCATGTCGCCGTGCTCGGCCGGGTCGCGGGCGGGACGGGACAGTGGGTCGACGTCGCGCGGGATCCGGGGAGCTCCCCGGTTGACGGCGTCGTCGTGGTCCGGGTGGAGAGCCCGCTCTACTTCGCCAACGCCGACGCCGTCCAGGACCGGTTGCTGGAGCTGGCCGGCGCCGACGGCGTCCGCGCTCTGGTGCTGGACGCCGCCACCGTGCCGTCCGTCGACGTCACCGCGGCCGGGATGCTGCGTGACACCGAGACCGAGCTGGCCGCCCGCGGCGTCCGGCTGCTCGCCGTCGGCGACGTCGGACAGGTGCGCGACGTGCTGCGGCGGGCCGGCGCCGCGCGGGTGGTGGACCGGCTCTACCCGACCGTCGACGCGGCGGTCGCGGCGACCTCACCCGGAGAAGGTGAGGCCGCCGGTGACGGCGCCGCCCGACGATGA
- a CDS encoding SulP family inorganic anion transporter — MNRSDVVAGVVAGAVVIPQAMGYAGVAGLPVQVGLYTCIVPMAVYALLGGARRLSMSTTSTIVALAGLAMAAAGTPDDPDEAMAAVSTLTLLTGLALLLFWLLRIGWVVDAISDTVVSGLKIGVGLTIIVDQLPHLLGIDAGPDGFLRGVGHVVTHLGDANRATVVVSTLTLGGLWALHRWAPRVPGPLLAVAGGIAATAWAGLPDRGVELIAPVPSGLPVPALPPLDDAWTMLPYALAIALMAFMETIAVGRGTREPQDPPILAGRELLANGTAAVAGSFVATAPPAGGFSQTMVNVEAGARTQLSSLVTAGVAVAAALFLAPVLSDLPEATLAAVVVVAVTGLLDVGELRRIGRIDRAELVVALITGAIALVTNLLVGVVAGVFCTYYLVLRRLNHPVLTEQRPAPGLLVVRIEGAMYTMNVRAVQAELLRLAAEDPRPRVLLLDLGATLDTSVTVLDAFVAAEQQLAKDGVELWVARVPEAALAKARRTAAWPAWRDSGRVHPTVRAAVGAYEGLAAEGPDGAA, encoded by the coding sequence GTGAACCGCTCCGACGTCGTCGCGGGCGTCGTGGCCGGCGCCGTCGTCATCCCGCAGGCCATGGGATACGCGGGCGTCGCCGGGCTGCCGGTGCAGGTCGGGCTGTACACGTGCATCGTCCCGATGGCGGTGTACGCGCTGCTGGGCGGCGCCCGGCGGCTGAGCATGAGCACGACGTCGACGATCGTGGCGCTGGCCGGGCTGGCGATGGCCGCCGCGGGCACACCCGACGACCCGGACGAGGCGATGGCCGCCGTCAGCACGCTGACGCTGCTGACCGGCCTGGCGCTGCTGCTGTTCTGGCTGCTCCGGATCGGCTGGGTGGTCGACGCGATCTCCGACACCGTCGTCAGCGGCCTGAAGATCGGCGTCGGGCTGACCATCATCGTCGACCAGCTGCCGCACCTGCTCGGCATCGACGCCGGCCCGGACGGGTTCCTGCGCGGCGTCGGACACGTGGTGACGCACCTCGGCGACGCCAACCGCGCCACCGTCGTCGTCTCGACGCTGACGCTGGGCGGGCTGTGGGCGCTGCACCGGTGGGCGCCGCGGGTGCCCGGCCCGCTGCTCGCCGTCGCGGGCGGCATCGCGGCGACGGCGTGGGCCGGTCTGCCCGACCGGGGCGTCGAACTGATCGCGCCGGTGCCCAGCGGGCTGCCGGTCCCGGCCCTGCCGCCGCTCGACGACGCGTGGACGATGCTGCCGTACGCGCTGGCCATCGCGCTGATGGCGTTCATGGAGACGATCGCCGTCGGCCGCGGCACCCGGGAGCCGCAGGACCCGCCGATCCTCGCCGGCCGCGAACTGCTGGCGAACGGGACGGCCGCGGTCGCCGGGTCGTTCGTCGCGACGGCGCCGCCGGCCGGCGGGTTCTCGCAGACGATGGTGAACGTCGAGGCGGGCGCGCGGACCCAGCTCAGTTCGCTGGTGACGGCCGGGGTCGCGGTGGCGGCGGCGCTGTTCCTGGCACCGGTGCTCAGCGACCTGCCGGAGGCCACACTGGCCGCCGTCGTCGTGGTCGCGGTGACCGGCCTGCTGGACGTCGGCGAGCTGCGCCGGATCGGCCGGATCGACCGCGCGGAACTGGTGGTCGCGCTGATCACCGGTGCGATCGCGCTGGTGACGAACCTGCTGGTGGGCGTCGTCGCGGGCGTGTTCTGCACCTATTACCTGGTGTTGCGCCGGCTCAACCACCCGGTGCTGACCGAGCAGCGGCCGGCGCCCGGGCTGCTGGTGGTCCGCATCGAGGGCGCGATGTACACGATGAACGTGCGCGCCGTGCAGGCCGAGCTGCTGCGCCTGGCGGCGGAGGACCCGCGGCCGCGGGTGCTGCTGCTCGACCTCGGCGCGACGCTGGACACGTCCGTCACCGTGTTGGACGCGTTCGTCGCGGCCGAGCAGCAGCTGGCGAAGGACGGCGTCGAGCTCTGGGTGGCCCGGGTCCCCGAGGCGGCGCTGGCGAAGGCGCGGCGGACGGCGGCCTGGCCGGCCTGGCGCGACAGCGGCCGGGTGCACCCGACGGTGCGGGCCGCCGTCGGCGCCTACGAGGGCCTGGCCGCCGAGGGTCCGGACGGCGCCGCCTGA